The DNA sequence GTCGCAGAGCCCCCTTTTTTCCCGTCCGTCCCGGAAGGGGCGACGCGGCGCGAGCGAGGCCCCGGGGGCCCGACCCGGGCCCGGCACAACGCCTCGTTGATCTCCACGTAGTCCTCCACCAGCGCCGCGAACTCGGCGTAGTGGTCCAGCTCGGCGCGGACCTGGTCGATCTGGTCGACCGGGACGTACTGCCCGCGCGAACCCTCGCCCTTGACCGTACGGGTCCACAACCCGCGCGGCCCGTGGCCCTGCTCGCCCGGGCGGGCGCACCGGCACGTCGCCCGCCCGCACTTGCGGTAACCGACCTGCAACGACCCGCGCCGGAACGCCGGCACCGCGGCGATCCGGTCCAGAACCAACGAGCGCAGCTCGGCCAGCTCCCGCTCGCTCTTCCTCGAGTAGTCCTTGCCCATCACTACCCCCCGATGCTGATTATGCTACCCACAATCAGCATATGGAGCCACCAGCACAAACACCCTCAACGACACGGCCACGACTCACACCCCGCACCGGTTGTGGACGAGCGCTCAGCGTTCGTCGTCCTCACGGTGGTGCAGCTCGGCGACGGCCCGGAGCTTCTCCATGTCGAGGCGGTCGGCGGCGGCGACGGCGAGCCGCACGGGCGTCAGCGCGGTGAGGGTGGAGGTGCGGGTGCCGCCCTCGAGCACGGCGCGCTCCCCCAGCACCGCTCCGGGACCGACCTGGGCGATCTCCCTGCCGTCGACGTCGACCGTGAGGACGCCGTCCAGCACGAGGTAGATCTCGGTGCCAGGCTCGCCCTGGCGGGTGACGGTGGCTCCCGCGGGGAGGCGGCGGATCTCCGGCCGTTCGCCGCCGTGCATGATGCCGCCGGAGAGCTGACGCTCCAGCGCGCTCTCGGCCTCGACGACGAGCGCCTCGGAGTCCAGGTTGCCCCAGGGGGTGCGCGGGCCGAAGGAGTGCGCCAGCCACGAGTCCAGGTCGGTGAGCCCCGACTTCAGGCTCAGCGCACCGTCGGGGCCGTAGACCCAGTGCCGGGGGAACGCGGACGCGCCGGGCATCGCGACGTCGACCTGGCCGTCGGGGTGCAGGGTGAGCGCGAGGGTCGTCCACACGATGGGGGCCTGCCACATCGCGAACGGCGCGTGCGGCACGGGCCGCGGCAGCGGCACCCCGGTACGGCCGCCGACCGTCTGGGTGAAGTGGACGCTGCCCTGCTCGACCACCGGCTCCTCGCGCAGGGTGGGCAGCGCGTAGCCGCCGAAGGTGGCGCCCACGGAGGCGACCCGCACCGTCGTCGAGCCCATGACGACCCCGGACTCCGGCGCGAAGCCCCACTCCAGGGGCGTGCCGGTCTCGTCGAAGTCCGCCCAGGCGGACAGGACGTTGGCGAAGCGGAAGCGGTCGTCGGCGCGCAGCCGGTGGACCTCCTCCGCGCCGCTGAGGTGGTCCACGGGCGGGGCGTCGTAGTGCGAGAGTCCCAGGTCCATCCCGGCCTTGAGCCACCCCCGCATGGAGTCCGACGGGATCCAGGACAGGGAGGTGATGGTGGACTCGACCCGCATGGTGTGCTCCGCCCGTCGGTGACGCGATGGTCGTCATTCAACACGAGGCGGCGCTTGCCGGTCGAGGGTTCACGCACCAGGCGACGACCGGGCTCCGACCGGCCTCCGACCGGGCGCACCAGGTCGCCCAGGTGGTCGTCGACAACAGCCACCGTGGCAACCTCACCTGCAGCAGTCGCACCAGGGAGGAACGCCGCGCTCGTCAGCGCGAGTCGGTCCCCTCACCATCGCCTCGCCCGGACCCGGCCGGCGCGTCGACGAGGACGAGCGCCTCGTCGACGGCGGCGTCCGCGTCGAGCTCCGCCCCGGCGGCGCGGTCACGGTCCCAGTCGCCGTGGCCCTCGCGGACCTCCCCGACGGCGGCGGCGAACCACGCGCGGTCCGGGGCCGGCAGAGGCAGGTCCGCGCGGGCGCGCATCTCCCCCGCGGCGCCCACGAGCCGGGCGGCGGCCCTGGCGCGGCCGCGCTGGGCGGCGACCACGGCGGCGTGCTCGACGACGATCGCGGTGAGGTCCACGTCGCCCATCGAGGCGATCTCGCGACCGTGGCGGCGCAGCACCGCGGCGGCGTCGTCGGTGCGGCGCTCGTGCAGGTGGGTCCCGGCGATGTTCACGCGGGTGACGGCGATGCCCCACCGGTCGTCCAGCTCGAGGGTGTG is a window from the Georgenia muralis genome containing:
- a CDS encoding DUF6788 family protein; the encoded protein is MGKDYSRKSERELAELRSLVLDRIAAVPAFRRGSLQVGYRKCGRATCRCARPGEQGHGPRGLWTRTVKGEGSRGQYVPVDQIDQVRAELDHYAEFAALVEDYVEINEALCRARVGPPGPRSRRVAPSGTDGKKGGSATPKS
- a CDS encoding cyclic nucleotide-binding domain-containing protein, producing MRVESTITSLSWIPSDSMRGWLKAGMDLGLSHYDAPPVDHLSGAEEVHRLRADDRFRFANVLSAWADFDETGTPLEWGFAPESGVVMGSTTVRVASVGATFGGYALPTLREEPVVEQGSVHFTQTVGGRTGVPLPRPVPHAPFAMWQAPIVWTTLALTLHPDGQVDVAMPGASAFPRHWVYGPDGALSLKSGLTDLDSWLAHSFGPRTPWGNLDSEALVVEAESALERQLSGGIMHGGERPEIRRLPAGATVTRQGEPGTEIYLVLDGVLTVDVDGREIAQVGPGAVLGERAVLEGGTRTSTLTALTPVRLAVAAADRLDMEKLRAVAELHHREDDER